The Aethina tumida isolate Nest 87 chromosome 5, icAetTumi1.1, whole genome shotgun sequence genomic sequence GTATCTCTTGAGAAAAAGGTTTAGAGCAGTTTTAATCATCATATAATTCTATAGATTATGATTGTTGATTTCATTCATATGTATctaaaatgagtaaaattttcatcCAAGCATCTCTAGTCAAAAAAATGTTGGCGCAGTTTTATCCATCATGTAGTTGATGTCATTTGATtctgtaaatgtaaaatagaaCATGGTAATTCGGCATATATGAGCTTCGACATTCAAGGAAAATTTATCAtggtattttagaatattctgagggataatatgaaaataagtaaatagtgTTAGCAGACGGAGGGGGAAGAAATGGACCGCCTCCCATACCTACCCATCTTAACAAGTGTCTAGATTGTCGTGATCTAAAACCGATacgaaatgaatatttaagattaacATCATCTAACAGCAGAGCAAGTATAAAGCttgataaagtaaaatattaatgtaaaatagtataaaaatcgatgattgttaatttttataatgttaaaacatgtattattgtatatttgttatatttgtattatatatgtaatatggTGTTATTACTTGTCATAAGTGAATTGtacaaatacatatatattttacattaaaaaaatacaattataaataaaaacaatttttgacaataaGTAACTTAATCCTGAATGTTCTCCTTTTCGCTCAATCCAACAATTTTCAGTGATTCTTCATAAAGTGTTTTgcaaaattttgtattcttAGTTATATATGGAGTAAAATGCGTTTTGCAAtccgaaaaatattttcctgttGTATTTTCAACTTCTTTAGACATGGCTAAATGTAATGTTGTTTGTGCACCTTCCCatgaattctaaaatatatatcataactaattaaatgtgaacttattatattatacataaaaatcaataaataaaatgttgtataaaaatgtttttgttttattgtgcctataatctgtataatttaattgttatataattgaaaatgcattttaatGACTACTTAAAAACCAAGGACAACAGCaagttttcttataattagatttagaATAGAGAAAGTTGCATgatcacaaaaaaaaattaccttcgcaaaaatattattccacaAATTCAATAAGAACAAATAAAACCAATTTACATtctcaacttttttaaatattggcgTTTTAACAATGCCAGGATGAAGAGAATTGCTAGTTACTCCGCATCCTTCTAATCTTGAAGCTATTTCATTGGAAGCGATGATCGTAGCTACTTTTGAATTAGCATATATGTTCAACAGGTTAGTCGGTTCgaaaaattcgaattttaattttggatttgtcaAATTACTtgactttatattatttcgtaGTGACAAATTTGaacttgtaaaaattattctactTGGAGATGATTTTTTAAGCAGATCTAAAACAAAATAGCATTTAACGTTAATTTCAATACCTTTAATGAGCGTCACGTACCAATTAGTAAATGTGTGAGTAGAAACGgtccaaaataattaacttgcaTAAGAAGATTTATTCCATCTTCCGACATTTTGTCGTGTCCAAAACTGATTCCTGCattgttgattaaaatatctaattttttctcGCTTTTTATAATGTCATTCGCAAATTTTCTTACAGAATTAAACGATCccaaatctaaatatttataaataatgtccGGGTTATCGGTTTCcttgattatttttagaactGTTTCTTCCGCATTGTCTTTGTCTGCAATTATCACTTTGCATCCTCTGGATGCTAATGACTTCACCACTTTTAATCCAATTCCTagaattattcttattactagttaataaaaaagattaaatttaaaataattacctgAATTTCCTCCAGAAACTATAGCAGTTTTGCCGATCAAACAACTAAAACTTTTACAAacaccaaacaaaaatttatttaaaattgatccaataaaaaatatgaacaaaattaataatatccaCTCTAGAATTCCGTACATTTTCGTTTAACATTCACCTGCAAGTCTATGTCAATCACTACTACttgagaatattaataatgcacTGCATACAATTTCCATAATAGTGATAGGAGTACAGTTATCGCCATGGTTTCTGtccttcataatttttattatttatagatcaattaactattaattgtatcatatgtacaataattattatgtcagTATTATAAAACAGGAAATTGATTACAATTGTTTAAACCACAGTACGTTGTTGTGTCAAACCATTTGTCAATGGCACTAAAAACAATTCTTATAACCGGTGCCAAGCAAGGTCAATACATCTACTATACTACTACAAatccacaaattaaaaattacaggtATGGGTTATCACATGGCGTCCATGTTGGCTAAAAAAAATCATCGAATTATTTTATGCGACAAACAAGATTTAGACGAAACTCGAGAGGAGATTATAAGAAGTTCCTGTAACGAGAATATCACTTGCAGAAACGTAGACTTGTCTTCATTTTGTTCGGTGAGAAGCTTTGCCGAAGAGGTGAACGAAACAGAAGATCAACTGCACGTGCTTATTAACAACGCCGGTGTTTTCGCTAGTGAATGTAAAGAAACCGAAGACGGTCTAAATCCTACCATGCAAATTAACCATTTCAGTCCGTTTCTGTTAACCCATCTTTTGTctggtaatttttataaccttTTGTATACAATACGAAAAGAGATTGATCCATccgaatcctgaaagagacatcatgtacaatagagacagtatgtctcccactatgggacagacttctactgtctctgtcctgcatgatgtctctctctaaattcaggcagatcaaacgcttttcctactgtataatATCTCACggaatatttcagaaaaattgaaaatatctgCGCCGAGTCGTATTATTTTCGTCACTTCGAGTGGAGCGTTTCTTAGCAATTTAAcagtgaataatttaattggaggAACTCGTTTTAGAATTGATTTATTGTCGGAGACCGTGACATATTACAATTCGAAACTTTGCAATATGATAGCGTCGAAAGGATTTGCCGATAAATTGAAGGATTTTGAAGTCACATCCAATTGTTTTCATCCCGGAATGATgaattcagattttttatttaagccgTATTCAAAATATGATGAGTTATTTAAATCAGCGACTaaaa encodes the following:
- the LOC109607309 gene encoding uncharacterized protein LOC109607309 produces the protein MTYIIVTLIVLLLLIKLVLLIITKQCKSKVCLIGKTAIVTGANTGIGFETALDFAHRGAKVILACRNPAKAEDARNRIINITHNPNVVVKFVDMSSLKSVRAFAKEINQNEETLDILVNNAGAGGMAPKLTEDGLELTMQVNYFAPFLLTVLLTDLLKKSAPSRVVNVSSYMAKFACLNPNDLNKRTGITMAYSNSKLCQIFFTKELAARLKSFNVSVFSVHPGAVRTEIFKRIQGFRKLVLDFFYNFYFKSAEEGAQTVIYTAVENYLESYTGEHFSECQVVSTYKTAQDKNLQKKIWEMSQKLVQLRPDEFQTKMYGILEWILLILFIFFIGSILNKFLFGVCKSFSCLIGKTAIVSGGNSGIGLKVVKSLASRGCKVIIADKDNAEETVLKIIKETDNPDIIYKYLDLGSFNSVRKFANDIIKSEKKLDILINNAGISFGHDKMSEDGINLLMQVNYFGPFLLTHLLIDLLKKSSPSRIIFTSSNLSLRNNIKSSNLTNPKLKFEFFEPTNLLNIYANSKVATIIASNEIASRLEGCGVTSNSLHPGIVKTPIFKKVENVNWFYLFLLNLWNNIFAKNSWEGAQTTLHLAMSKEVENTTGKYFSDCKTHFTPYITKNTKFCKTLYEESLKIVGLSEKENIQD